One window of Halopseudomonas maritima genomic DNA carries:
- a CDS encoding alpha/beta hydrolase, whose amino-acid sequence MRLLRTLSVLLTMLLGGCSALAPVNWLVPSSGYDTLAGLSYGELPRQRLDVYLPVKLKPDAPVVVFSYGGSWRNGERADYRFVGQALASRGMIAVIPDYRLYPEVRYPEFLRDSAKALAWTQAHRGEWRSPNGPLFVMGHSAGAYNAAMLALDDRWLAQENLSPDILSGWIGLAGPYDFLPIINPDVQPVFYHPQTPVDSQPLVHASAKSPPALLLAGADDDLVDPQRNTEQLTRALQAQDVSVQSEVLADIGHIKILLTLASPFQHWAPVIEQVTCFVSAQAGEGFSPPSSSACSVSSR is encoded by the coding sequence ATGCGGTTACTGCGCACTCTGTCGGTGCTGCTCACGATGTTGCTGGGCGGCTGCTCAGCCCTGGCACCGGTCAACTGGCTGGTGCCGAGCAGCGGCTACGACACCCTTGCAGGCCTCAGCTATGGTGAGCTGCCGCGCCAGCGACTGGACGTTTACCTGCCAGTAAAGTTGAAACCGGACGCCCCCGTAGTGGTGTTCTCTTACGGCGGCAGTTGGCGCAACGGCGAGCGCGCTGACTATCGGTTTGTCGGGCAGGCGCTGGCCAGTCGCGGCATGATCGCCGTGATCCCCGACTACCGGCTCTACCCCGAGGTGCGTTACCCCGAGTTTCTGCGCGATAGCGCCAAGGCGCTGGCCTGGACGCAGGCACACCGAGGCGAATGGCGCAGCCCGAACGGCCCGCTGTTTGTCATGGGCCACAGCGCCGGCGCCTACAACGCGGCCATGCTCGCGCTGGATGATCGCTGGCTGGCGCAGGAGAACCTCTCGCCCGACATACTCAGCGGTTGGATCGGCCTGGCGGGCCCCTATGACTTTCTGCCGATCATCAACCCGGACGTGCAGCCGGTTTTCTATCACCCGCAAACGCCGGTCGACTCACAGCCGCTGGTCCACGCGAGCGCAAAGAGTCCGCCCGCACTGCTGCTGGCCGGCGCAGACGACGACCTGGTTGACCCGCAGCGCAATACCGAGCAGTTGACCCGGGCGCTGCAAGCGCAGGACGTCAGCGTCCAGAGTGAGGTGTTGGCAGATATCGGCCACATCAAGATCCTGCTCACCCTGGCCTCTCCCTTTCAGCACTGGGCGCCGGTGATCGAGCAGGTTACCTGCTTTGTCAGCGCTCAGGCCGGCGAAGGTTTCTCGCCGCCCTCTTCCTCAGCCTGCAGCGTCTCCAGCCGGTAA
- a CDS encoding AAA family ATPase produces MKDALSAAQDAIDKVLLGKSHSIKLALACILAKGHLLIEDLPGMGKTTLSQALARVLGMSYQRIQFTSDLLPGDILGTSVFDRNSAQFVFHPGPIFAELILADEINRATPKSQSALLEAMEEGQVTVDGATRQLPDPFFVIATQNPVSQSGTFALPESQLDRFLMRLSLGYPSEAAEKNLLMGAERRTRLDAVEPILGHEQLRALQAQVPQVTASEALVDYILRLVNHTRNSDSCAWGLSPRASLGLLAAARAWALLEQRHYVIPEDVQAVLPAVVSHRLRATNDPTGHGGDSLARWLLNEVSPV; encoded by the coding sequence ATGAAGGATGCGTTAAGCGCGGCGCAGGACGCGATAGACAAGGTACTGCTGGGCAAGTCCCATTCGATCAAGCTGGCACTGGCATGCATTCTGGCCAAGGGGCACTTGCTGATTGAGGATTTGCCGGGCATGGGCAAGACCACGCTGTCGCAAGCGCTAGCCCGGGTGCTGGGCATGAGCTACCAGCGTATTCAGTTCACCAGCGATCTACTGCCCGGCGATATCTTGGGCACCTCGGTGTTTGATCGCAACAGCGCCCAGTTTGTCTTTCATCCGGGGCCCATCTTTGCCGAGTTGATTCTCGCTGACGAGATCAACCGCGCCACACCCAAAAGCCAGAGCGCACTGCTGGAGGCGATGGAAGAAGGGCAGGTAACGGTGGATGGGGCAACCCGTCAACTACCCGATCCCTTCTTTGTGATCGCCACGCAGAACCCGGTATCGCAGTCCGGCACCTTTGCGCTGCCTGAATCCCAGCTCGACCGCTTTCTCATGCGTCTGTCGCTTGGCTATCCGAGCGAGGCTGCTGAAAAGAATCTGCTGATGGGAGCCGAGCGCCGTACTCGCCTGGACGCGGTTGAGCCGATATTGGGGCATGAGCAGTTGCGTGCGCTGCAGGCGCAGGTGCCGCAGGTGACCGCCAGCGAGGCGTTGGTCGATTACATTCTGCGCCTGGTCAACCACACCCGTAACAGCGACAGCTGCGCCTGGGGCTTGTCTCCACGCGCCAGCCTGGGCTTGCTGGCGGCTGCGCGGGCCTGGGCCTTGCTGGAACAACGCCATTACGTGATTCCTGAAGACGTGCAGGCGGTGCTGCCCGCGGTTGTCAGCCACCGCTTGCGGGCAACCAACGACCCGACCGGGCATGGCGGTGACAGCCTGGCGCGCTGGCTGCTTAACGAGGTCTCGCCGGTGTGA